From the Nodularia sp. NIES-3585 genome, one window contains:
- a CDS encoding FAD-binding protein, producing the protein MNKVITDLKQIISGQVSNKESELEAVSHDFGNIIQRQPQILIFPQNSSDVAEAIKYAAKQGLTISSRAAGHSLSGQSLNQDGILLDMRSLNQIDEFHPNELWFQADPGVTWKQVVDTAISHGVIPPVLTNNFEVTLGGTLSAAGLGLSSFRYGSQADNCLGLEVVTGTGDIVWCTPEENSELFNHVLCGYGQFGIITKVKNRLRKYRPYTRSYFLCYDDLDQLLHDARRLVSEGKIDGLVSLFSPCLQGISRKESQIKPLIQWFYRMQITIEVDSVHEINDAELLSNLNFYRHVHTEDLTFEQFIQPLGQVPHPVNTANAWIDVLLPGSRAKEFIDIALARLPGFVDFRTVPVGSFCLNSDKHKMPMFPLPDDDLIIGLGMYPTIPKAQVQPVLEQLNLLTDLGLQMGGKRYMATWADFDLPRWRSQFGNYWSTVNDLKRKYDPCGILNSGFFKYEQLVESGAKYKS; encoded by the coding sequence ATGAACAAAGTCATCACCGATTTAAAACAGATTATTTCTGGGCAAGTTAGTAATAAAGAATCAGAGTTAGAAGCGGTTTCTCATGATTTTGGCAACATTATTCAAAGACAGCCTCAAATTTTGATTTTTCCCCAAAATTCGAGTGATGTTGCTGAAGCAATTAAATATGCTGCTAAACAAGGTTTAACAATTTCTTCACGGGCTGCGGGACATTCTTTAAGTGGTCAATCCTTGAATCAAGATGGCATTCTTTTAGATATGAGGAGTCTCAATCAAATTGATGAATTTCATCCTAATGAACTTTGGTTTCAAGCTGATCCTGGTGTGACTTGGAAGCAAGTTGTTGATACTGCTATTTCTCATGGTGTAATTCCGCCTGTCCTTACGAATAACTTTGAAGTTACTTTGGGGGGAACCCTGTCTGCGGCTGGTTTGGGTTTGAGTTCTTTTCGTTACGGTTCTCAAGCTGACAATTGTTTGGGTTTGGAAGTTGTCACGGGTACTGGTGATATTGTTTGGTGTACGCCAGAAGAAAATAGCGAACTTTTTAATCACGTTCTTTGTGGTTATGGTCAGTTTGGTATCATCACTAAAGTCAAAAATCGCTTGAGGAAATATCGCCCTTACACTCGCAGTTATTTTCTTTGCTATGACGATTTAGATCAGCTTTTACATGATGCACGTCGTCTGGTTTCAGAAGGTAAAATAGATGGTTTAGTATCTTTATTTTCACCCTGTTTACAAGGCATAAGTAGGAAAGAAAGTCAGATAAAACCGTTAATTCAATGGTTTTATAGGATGCAAATTACTATAGAAGTTGATTCTGTGCATGAGATAAATGATGCCGAATTGCTTTCTAATTTAAATTTTTATCGTCATGTCCACACAGAAGACTTGACTTTTGAGCAGTTCATTCAACCATTAGGACAAGTTCCTCATCCTGTAAATACTGCTAATGCTTGGATCGATGTACTTTTACCAGGGTCTAGAGCCAAAGAATTTATTGATATTGCTCTCGCACGTTTACCTGGGTTTGTTGATTTCCGCACTGTTCCTGTGGGTTCATTTTGTCTCAATTCTGATAAGCATAAAATGCCAATGTTTCCTTTACCTGATGATGATTTAATTATAGGTTTGGGAATGTATCCGACTATTCCGAAAGCTCAGGTTCAACCTGTGCTGGAGCAGTTAAATTTACTGACTGATTTGGGTTTGCAAATGGGTGGTAAAAGATATATGGCGACTTGGGCGGATTTTGATTTGCCAAGATGGCGATCGCAATTCGGTAATTACTGGTCTACTGTCAATGATTTGAAACGCAAGTATGACCCTTGCGGTATTCTGAATTCTGGTTTCTTTAAGTATGAACAGCTTGTTGAATCAGGGGCGAAGTATAAAAGTTAA
- the hemF gene encoding oxygen-dependent coproporphyrinogen oxidase, whose amino-acid sequence MSHVLEKSLTQQPTMRGVIDKFFRQMFDNTCQALEVLDGKKFSEQSWNRDRQGLWTVGESSEDAIYIDRVLHNGNVLEKVGVNYVAIDGELPPGMSFEKSGALATGAADKMTTSQGNRFFATGSSFVIHPHNPMAPTAHVNYRYFEIRNANQPVYWWFGGGADLTPAYLFEEDAVHFHQVHKDVCDQYDSAYYPRFKKSCDDYFHIPHRGEHRGIGGIFFDNLNHENHENLLSLVTNCANAFLPAYMPILERRKDMSFTEANKYWQHLVRGRYVEFILSCDRGIRFGLASGMVKQQSVFNCMPPAASWEYDDQPIPGSQEAMLKEVLINPREWL is encoded by the coding sequence ATGAGCCATGTCCTCGAAAAATCCTTGACACAACAACCAACAATGCGTGGGGTAATTGATAAGTTTTTCAGACAGATGTTTGATAATACTTGCCAAGCGCTAGAAGTGTTAGATGGGAAGAAGTTTTCTGAACAGTCTTGGAATCGCGATCGCCAGGGACTTTGGACGGTTGGTGAAAGTAGTGAAGACGCTATATATATTGACCGGGTTCTGCACAATGGTAACGTGTTGGAAAAGGTAGGAGTTAATTATGTAGCCATAGATGGTGAATTACCTCCGGGAATGTCCTTTGAGAAATCAGGCGCTCTCGCTACAGGTGCAGCAGATAAAATGACTACCAGCCAAGGGAACCGCTTTTTCGCTACAGGTTCTAGCTTTGTCATCCATCCTCATAACCCGATGGCTCCCACTGCTCATGTTAACTATCGCTATTTCGAGATTCGGAATGCTAACCAACCTGTGTATTGGTGGTTTGGTGGTGGCGCTGATTTAACACCAGCATATCTTTTTGAGGAAGATGCAGTTCATTTTCATCAGGTGCATAAAGATGTTTGTGATCAGTATGATTCTGCTTATTACCCCCGGTTTAAAAAGTCCTGTGATGACTACTTCCACATACCACATCGCGGCGAACATCGAGGTATAGGTGGAATTTTCTTTGATAATTTAAATCACGAAAATCACGAAAACCTGCTGTCATTGGTGACAAATTGTGCTAATGCTTTTCTCCCTGCTTATATGCCCATTTTGGAAAGGCGTAAAGATATGTCTTTTACAGAAGCAAATAAGTATTGGCAACATCTGGTGCGTGGGCGCTATGTGGAGTTTATCTTATCGTGCGATCGCGGGATTCGTTTTGGTCTAGCTAGCGGTATGGTAAAACAGCAAAGTGTGTTTAATTGTATGCCTCCTGCTGCTAGCTGGGAATATGACGATCAACCAATCCCCGGTAGCCAAGAAGCGATGTTGAAAGAAGTTTTAATAAATCCTCGTGAGTGGCTATAA
- a CDS encoding aromatic ring-hydroxylating dioxygenase subunit alpha, producing the protein MLKNFWYACEFSSAITNKPKQVLMFNKRFVLYRNSQGQIIALDDQCPHRGAAFSLGWIEKDCLRCPYHGWKFQADGQCVEIPSNGTETPIPKKARVDHYPVKEKYGFVWLFYGDLPEAERPPLPTFPEYMVSTMRPVYDDGIDNANYARLMEANLDFTHVIAVHKNSFGQRIPINKTIKYQVDKYDWGAVAKVNYESLGNSKSFLNFLLGGRPELKTKLTLYLPNVTLAEISVGRGSRFDIKFGILVAHLPIDENRTRVKRVLYRNILPLPWLDGFFRKIDHKLAQEDTVVVSSLNSQSMPQISEELHVAADALDITFRQFLQKSQAESLASNEDKQKQMVDAN; encoded by the coding sequence ATGTTGAAGAACTTTTGGTATGCTTGTGAATTTAGCTCGGCAATTACTAATAAGCCAAAGCAGGTTTTGATGTTTAATAAGAGATTTGTGCTTTATCGCAATTCTCAAGGACAAATAATAGCTTTGGATGATCAATGTCCCCATCGCGGTGCAGCTTTTTCTCTGGGTTGGATTGAAAAAGATTGTCTTCGTTGTCCTTATCATGGATGGAAGTTTCAAGCTGATGGGCAATGTGTTGAAATTCCTTCTAATGGGACTGAAACGCCTATTCCTAAAAAAGCTCGTGTTGATCACTACCCAGTCAAGGAAAAATATGGTTTTGTCTGGCTGTTTTATGGAGATTTACCAGAAGCTGAACGTCCTCCTTTACCAACTTTTCCAGAATATATGGTCTCGACTATGCGTCCTGTATACGATGATGGTATAGATAATGCTAACTATGCTCGTCTCATGGAAGCTAATCTTGATTTTACCCATGTGATTGCAGTGCATAAAAATTCTTTTGGTCAGAGAATCCCCATCAATAAAACTATTAAATATCAAGTTGATAAATATGATTGGGGTGCAGTTGCAAAGGTTAATTATGAATCTTTAGGTAACTCGAAAAGTTTCTTGAACTTTTTACTTGGTGGACGACCAGAATTGAAAACAAAATTGACTTTATATCTACCTAATGTTACGCTCGCAGAAATTAGTGTCGGTCGAGGTAGCAGATTTGATATCAAGTTTGGCATTTTAGTTGCTCACCTGCCCATTGATGAAAATAGAACTCGTGTTAAACGCGTTTTATATCGCAATATTTTACCTCTGCCTTGGTTAGATGGTTTCTTTAGAAAGATTGACCACAAATTAGCCCAAGAAGACACAGTAGTAGTTTCAAGTTTAAACTCTCAATCAATGCCGCAAATATCTGAGGAACTTCATGTGGCGGCTGATGCTTTAGATATTACTTTTCGGCAGTTTCTACAAAAGTCTCAGGCTGAATCTTTGGCATCAAATGAGGATAAACAGAAGCAAATGGTTGATGCAAATTAA
- a CDS encoding aromatic ring-hydroxylating dioxygenase subunit alpha — translation MLKNFWYACEFSSAVTKKPKQIAMLNQRFVLYRNSQGQVVVLKDQCSHRGAALSMGWLEDNCIRCPYHGWKFQADGKCVQVPSNEVGIPIPKRANINSYPVQEKYGFIWLFYGDLPVEKCPPIPPLPEYEDPKMHPIYVEYGMKTNYTRVIENALDPAHLYAVHANSFGAGFAQDPKVEDYVVKDEDWGISTKIIYKNYTKPKNGIFKSFFRPKQTQLNATTTFYLPNITKIESDFGRGKIINYAIHLPVDENTTISKRIQLRNFFTYSWADRLFIKFHHKVGLEDRVVTESQNPQLIPDNLLTEVHVPADALTLAYRQMRQKYLAMGWGLNSHQYKSQPTYTSLMN, via the coding sequence ATGCTAAAAAACTTCTGGTACGCTTGTGAATTTAGTTCAGCTGTGACTAAAAAGCCGAAGCAAATTGCGATGTTAAATCAGAGGTTTGTCCTCTATCGCAATTCTCAAGGACAAGTAGTTGTATTAAAAGATCAGTGTTCTCATCGCGGTGCAGCATTATCTATGGGATGGCTAGAAGACAACTGTATCCGTTGTCCCTATCATGGATGGAAATTTCAAGCTGATGGAAAATGTGTGCAAGTTCCTTCTAATGAAGTTGGTATACCCATTCCGAAAAGAGCTAATATAAATAGTTACCCAGTGCAAGAAAAATATGGTTTCATCTGGTTATTTTATGGAGATTTGCCCGTAGAAAAATGCCCCCCAATTCCTCCCTTGCCAGAATATGAAGACCCCAAAATGCATCCTATTTATGTAGAATACGGGATGAAAACTAATTACACTCGTGTGATAGAAAATGCTCTTGATCCTGCCCATCTTTATGCAGTTCATGCTAATTCTTTTGGCGCAGGATTTGCACAAGATCCAAAGGTGGAAGATTATGTTGTTAAAGATGAAGATTGGGGCATAAGTACCAAGATTATTTACAAGAATTATACTAAGCCTAAGAATGGCATATTTAAATCTTTCTTTCGACCTAAACAGACACAACTGAATGCCACAACTACCTTTTATTTACCGAACATAACTAAAATTGAAAGTGATTTTGGTCGGGGCAAAATTATCAACTATGCTATTCATCTGCCTGTTGATGAGAACACAACCATTAGTAAACGAATTCAACTGCGTAATTTCTTTACCTATTCTTGGGCAGATAGATTATTCATCAAGTTTCATCATAAAGTTGGTTTAGAAGATAGGGTAGTAACTGAGTCCCAAAATCCACAGTTAATTCCTGATAATTTATTAACTGAAGTTCATGTTCCTGCTGATGCTTTGACTCTGGCTTATCGTCAGATGCGCCAAAAATATTTAGCTATGGGATGGGGGTTGAATTCTCATCAATATAAATCACAACCTACTTACACTTCATTGATGAACTAA
- a CDS encoding peptide ligase PGM1-related protein: protein MVMLNISELDKVDKFRHLQLTLCDRWPTIELFDYGEADILIIPSLSIDQHELHKIEGCEHYEERLLFSLMRLRNPRTRLIYVTSMPLHPSVIDYYLQLLPGIPFSHARNRLLLLSTYDSSLRPLTAKILERPRLLERIRQALRLEKSFMTCYNSTFLEAELSLQLNVPLYAVAPNLQIWGTKSGSRQIFAQSGVPLPDGSEKVSNQQDLAEVAANLWERQPTLQRIVVKLNEGISGEGNALLDLRPIMDIAPGKVSHSQTVAAISDRFPTMRFQSTHETWGNFANRITELGAIAEAFVEGEIKRSPSVQGRITPTGEVEIVSTHDQILGGPDGQIYLGCRFPADSRYRLQLQQCGLQVGKKLSEKGAVERFGVDFITVDKGNGEWDIQAIEINLRKGGTTHPFMTLKFLTNGRYDLSTGLFYSQQGRPKYYIATDNLQKDRYRGLLPNDLMDIIAHHRLHFDSGTETGTVFHLMGCLSQFGKLGLTSIGDSPQQAEDIYHKVVKVLDEETRRENTDFPLFSDYTFPLAWDGYS, encoded by the coding sequence ATGGTGATGCTGAATATTTCCGAATTAGACAAAGTTGATAAGTTTCGCCATCTTCAGTTAACTTTATGCGATCGCTGGCCGACCATTGAGCTATTTGACTATGGTGAGGCGGATATTTTAATTATTCCCTCTCTCAGCATCGATCAGCATGAACTGCATAAAATAGAAGGTTGTGAGCATTATGAAGAAAGATTATTATTTTCTTTAATGCGTTTGCGAAACCCACGCACTAGGTTGATTTACGTCACATCAATGCCTTTACATCCTAGTGTGATTGATTACTATTTACAACTGTTACCCGGCATTCCCTTTTCCCATGCGCGTAATCGCTTGCTGCTACTTTCGACTTACGACTCTTCTCTCAGACCCCTAACTGCCAAGATTTTAGAACGTCCCCGACTGCTAGAGCGAATCCGCCAAGCATTGAGACTAGAAAAATCGTTTATGACTTGCTACAATTCCACATTTTTAGAAGCTGAATTATCTTTACAATTAAATGTACCATTGTATGCAGTTGCACCCAATTTACAGATTTGGGGGACAAAAAGCGGTAGTCGTCAAATCTTTGCCCAAAGTGGAGTTCCCCTTCCAGATGGCAGTGAAAAGGTGAGTAATCAGCAAGATTTGGCAGAAGTTGCGGCTAATTTATGGGAACGCCAACCGACATTACAAAGAATAGTAGTGAAACTCAATGAAGGTATTTCTGGAGAAGGAAATGCACTTTTAGATTTGAGACCAATTATGGATATAGCACCGGGGAAAGTGTCTCATAGCCAAACAGTAGCCGCAATTAGCGATCGCTTTCCCACCATGCGCTTTCAATCCACACACGAGACTTGGGGAAATTTTGCCAACCGGATTACAGAATTGGGCGCGATCGCCGAAGCATTTGTCGAAGGAGAAATCAAGCGATCGCCTAGTGTCCAAGGACGCATCACACCCACAGGTGAAGTTGAAATTGTCTCAACCCATGACCAAATTCTCGGCGGCCCAGACGGACAGATTTATCTTGGTTGCCGATTTCCGGCTGATTCCCGCTATCGGCTGCAATTGCAGCAGTGTGGTTTACAAGTTGGCAAAAAACTTTCCGAAAAAGGCGCAGTTGAAAGATTTGGAGTAGATTTCATCACAGTTGACAAAGGAAATGGTGAGTGGGACATTCAGGCGATTGAAATTAACTTGCGTAAAGGTGGTACTACTCATCCATTCATGACCCTGAAATTTTTAACTAATGGACGTTATGACCTTTCCACCGGGTTATTTTACAGCCAGCAAGGCAGACCCAAATACTATATAGCTACCGATAACCTGCAAAAAGACCGATATCGGGGATTGTTACCCAACGATTTAATGGATATTATCGCCCATCACCGACTGCACTTTGATAGTGGTACAGAAACAGGCACAGTTTTTCATCTCATGGGTTGTCTTTCCCAGTTTGGTAAATTGGGATTAACCAGCATTGGCGACTCCCCACAACAAGCAGAAGACATTTATCACAAAGTAGTAAAAGTCCTGGACGAAGAAACCCGTAGAGAAAACACAGATTTTCCCTTGTTCTCAGATTACACCTTCCCTCTAGCTTGGGATGGATATAGCTAG
- a CDS encoding phosphoribulokinase, whose amino-acid sequence MGRPIILGIVGDSAAGKTTLTRGIAQVLGPENVTLICTDDYHSYDRQQRAEIGITALHPDCNHLDIMQQHLSLLRTGQPILKPVYSHSTGMFEAPKYIKPKKFVIIEGLLGYSTRAARDAYDVKVYLAPPEQLRAEWKVKRDTQKRGYTAEQVLAELEKREPDSEKYIRPQRQWSDIVVSFYPANEEDEDNNGHLNVRLVLRPTIPHPDFTSILNLTNGNSESAIRLGLDRDMSKPVDVLEVDGHATLEQVNKLEHILCSDMPYLLNVCDRESNPELGKVAGTTGETLQSYPLALTQLIITYHMLKATQMYQ is encoded by the coding sequence ATGGGTCGTCCAATAATTTTGGGAATTGTCGGTGATAGTGCCGCAGGCAAAACAACGCTGACTAGAGGAATTGCTCAGGTACTAGGGCCTGAAAATGTTACCCTCATTTGTACCGATGATTATCACAGTTATGATCGTCAACAACGTGCAGAAATTGGGATCACTGCCCTTCATCCTGATTGTAATCATTTAGATATCATGCAGCAGCATTTATCGCTGCTACGCACAGGACAGCCAATTCTCAAACCCGTTTACAGCCATTCAACTGGGATGTTTGAGGCTCCAAAATACATCAAGCCCAAGAAATTTGTCATAATTGAAGGCTTACTCGGTTATTCTACCCGTGCAGCCCGTGATGCCTACGATGTAAAAGTTTATCTTGCACCTCCCGAACAACTACGCGCTGAGTGGAAAGTGAAGCGGGATACTCAAAAACGGGGTTACACTGCCGAGCAAGTATTGGCAGAATTAGAAAAGCGTGAACCAGACTCAGAAAAATATATTCGTCCCCAGCGTCAATGGTCGGATATAGTAGTGAGTTTTTATCCCGCCAATGAAGAAGACGAGGACAACAACGGACATTTAAATGTGCGGTTGGTGCTGCGACCAACAATCCCTCATCCTGATTTTACTTCAATTTTGAACTTAACTAACGGTAATTCTGAGTCAGCGATTCGCCTGGGATTAGACCGGGATATGAGTAAACCTGTGGATGTCTTGGAAGTTGATGGTCATGCGACTTTGGAACAGGTGAACAAGTTAGAGCATATTTTATGTTCGGATATGCCTTACTTACTAAATGTATGCGATCGCGAAAGTAATCCAGAATTAGGCAAAGTTGCGGGAACAACTGGAGAAACGTTGCAAAGTTATCCTTTAGCGCTAACTCAGTTGATTATTACCTACCATATGTTGAAAGCAACGCAAATGTATCAATAA
- a CDS encoding DUF6516 family protein, translating to MREFVYVEIQIDRKMYSYQYMNAYNNLIFRYNNTEHHRKLNLPTFPHHKHNGSEQNVIQSNAPFLVAVLQEVEKILEIA from the coding sequence TTGCGAGAATTTGTCTATGTTGAAATCCAAATAGATAGAAAAATGTATAGTTATCAATATATGAATGCATATAATAATCTAATATTTCGCTATAACAATACCGAACATCACCGAAAATTAAATCTTCCTACTTTTCCTCATCATAAACATAATGGTAGTGAGCAGAATGTCATTCAATCAAATGCTCCTTTTTTAGTTGCGGTACTTCAAGAGGTTGAAAAAATATTAGAGATTGCCTAA
- a CDS encoding ROK family protein encodes MTLILALDFGGTKLAAAVVNSGDREWLRYERRLSPDHANANTDLDIMRDLIDSLLQGEKPDAIGVSFGGPVDASTGTVRLSHHVAGWENIPLQDLLENEFRVPVTVDNDANVAALGEYRFGAGEGHDSLFYITISTGVGGGWILNGQPWRGVGGMAGEIGHIVVDPAGPVCLCGKRGCVERLASGPYMARNVREFLENEPPSRQGRGGKILRELVSDNLDLITGKVVSDAAAQGDELAQDVLFKGAWALGVGIGNVANLINPQLFILGGSVIKAGDNWWDVVRKVSRETALPEVDFAVVPAALGDDAPLWGAVALAE; translated from the coding sequence ATGACGTTAATTTTAGCGCTGGACTTTGGTGGAACGAAGCTGGCCGCAGCAGTTGTAAATTCTGGGGATAGGGAATGGTTACGCTATGAACGTCGCCTTTCGCCAGATCATGCAAATGCTAACACTGACTTGGACATTATGCGCGACCTGATTGATTCTTTACTGCAAGGAGAAAAACCTGATGCAATTGGTGTCAGTTTTGGGGGACCTGTAGATGCGTCCACTGGGACTGTGCGACTGTCTCATCATGTGGCTGGTTGGGAAAATATACCGCTTCAAGATTTGCTAGAGAATGAGTTTAGGGTTCCTGTGACTGTAGACAATGATGCTAATGTGGCGGCTTTGGGTGAATACCGCTTTGGTGCTGGTGAGGGACACGATAGCTTGTTTTATATCACTATTAGCACTGGTGTGGGTGGTGGTTGGATACTCAATGGTCAGCCTTGGCGGGGTGTGGGCGGAATGGCTGGTGAAATTGGACATATAGTTGTAGACCCTGCGGGGCCTGTGTGTTTGTGTGGGAAGCGGGGATGTGTGGAACGGTTGGCTTCAGGTCCTTATATGGCGAGGAATGTGAGGGAATTTTTGGAAAACGAACCGCCAAGTCGCCAAGGACGCGGAGGAAAGATTTTGAGGGAGTTGGTGAGTGATAATTTGGATTTGATTACGGGAAAGGTGGTGAGTGATGCTGCGGCGCAAGGTGATGAGTTAGCGCAGGATGTTTTATTTAAGGGTGCTTGGGCTTTGGGTGTGGGTATTGGTAATGTGGCGAATTTGATTAACCCACAGTTGTTTATTTTGGGTGGGAGTGTAATTAAGGCTGGGGATAATTGGTGGGATGTGGTGCGAAAGGTGTCACGGGAGACTGCTTTACCGGAAGTTGATTTTGCAGTTGTGCCGGCGGCTTTGGGTGATGATGCGCCGCTTTGGGGTGCTGTGGCTTTGGCTGAATAA
- a CDS encoding ABC transporter ATP-binding protein translates to MKTRSNYWQLSPYLRPHWQNITKGFIGIIGYVLATLTLINLAGRLATPFGEGNVVAIAQLAGILVLVFLVRGFFQSVQDMYMAKVALRVAFDLRKRVYSHLQKLDLTYFETAKAGDLSYRLTEDIDRVGEVVNKGFHDFIPCALQLLAIPIYMIYLNWQLTLATVVIAPVMGILIGWFGERLRKYSLKSQNRVSGLSAILTEVFSGIRLIQAFAAETYEVARFSNEAERSYQAKYSAERLKAIQIPIVGFLEALSAVSLVIVGAWQIAQNNLTVGEFFSYLTAAALLIDPIGHTTNNYNEFKQGEASVDRIFELMAIQPTVLEKPNAIALPPVKGKVEYHHVSFSYKLGEPVLKDISLLALPGEAIALVGASGAGKTTFVNLLPRFYDPEAGEILIDGVDIRDVKLQSLRRQIGIVPQETVMFSGTIAQNIAFGQNSFDMDAVAEAAKIANAHQFITQLPEAYYTWVGERGVNLSGGQRQRIAIARAVFLNPQILILDEATSALDSESEALVQEALERLMQNRTVFIIAHRLSTVRRCDRILVLERGQIVESGTHQELLALEQRYARFYAQQFS, encoded by the coding sequence TTGAAAACCCGTTCTAATTACTGGCAATTATCACCCTATCTCCGACCCCATTGGCAAAATATTACCAAGGGATTTATTGGCATTATCGGTTATGTACTGGCGACGTTAACCCTAATTAATCTCGCGGGGAGATTGGCAACTCCCTTTGGTGAAGGTAATGTAGTAGCGATCGCTCAATTAGCTGGAATCCTAGTTTTAGTATTTCTGGTGCGGGGCTTCTTTCAGTCAGTGCAAGATATGTACATGGCAAAAGTGGCTTTAAGAGTGGCTTTTGACCTCCGCAAGCGGGTTTACTCCCATTTGCAAAAACTGGATCTCACTTATTTTGAAACAGCAAAAGCCGGTGATTTATCTTACCGCCTCACCGAAGATATTGATCGGGTTGGGGAAGTTGTAAATAAAGGATTTCACGACTTTATCCCCTGCGCTTTGCAATTGCTGGCTATCCCCATCTACATGATTTACCTGAATTGGCAACTCACACTAGCTACAGTGGTGATTGCGCCAGTCATGGGTATTTTAATTGGCTGGTTTGGGGAACGATTACGGAAGTATTCCCTCAAAAGCCAAAATCGTGTTTCTGGGTTATCGGCAATTCTCACAGAAGTATTTAGCGGTATCCGTCTCATCCAAGCCTTTGCCGCCGAAACATATGAAGTTGCTAGATTTAGCAATGAAGCAGAACGCAGTTATCAAGCAAAATACTCTGCCGAACGCCTAAAAGCAATTCAAATCCCCATAGTGGGCTTTCTAGAAGCCTTAAGTGCAGTTTCTTTAGTCATAGTGGGAGCATGGCAAATTGCCCAAAATAACTTAACAGTGGGCGAGTTCTTTAGTTACTTAACGGCGGCGGCGTTGTTAATTGATCCTATTGGTCATACTACTAATAACTACAACGAGTTTAAACAAGGTGAGGCATCCGTTGACCGGATTTTTGAATTGATGGCTATTCAACCCACAGTATTAGAAAAGCCCAATGCGATCGCCTTACCCCCAGTCAAAGGCAAAGTAGAATATCATCATGTTTCCTTTAGCTACAAACTCGGCGAACCTGTATTAAAAGATATCAGTTTATTGGCATTACCAGGAGAAGCGATCGCTTTAGTTGGTGCTTCCGGTGCTGGTAAAACCACCTTTGTAAATTTGCTTCCCCGCTTTTATGATCCCGAAGCCGGTGAAATTTTGATTGACGGTGTAGATATTCGCGATGTCAAGCTTCAGAGTTTGCGGCGACAAATTGGCATTGTTCCCCAAGAAACCGTGATGTTTTCCGGGACAATTGCTCAAAATATTGCTTTTGGACAAAATTCCTTTGACATGGATGCAGTTGCAGAAGCCGCTAAAATTGCCAACGCCCACCAATTTATTACGCAGTTACCAGAAGCTTACTATACCTGGGTAGGTGAAAGAGGAGTCAATTTATCTGGGGGACAACGCCAAAGAATTGCGATCGCCCGTGCGGTATTTCTCAACCCGCAAATCCTGATATTAGACGAAGCCACATCCGCCCTAGATTCCGAATCAGAAGCATTAGTACAAGAAGCCTTAGAAAGATTGATGCAGAATCGGACCGTATTCATTATTGCTCACCGTTTAAGTACAGTCCGAAGATGCGATCGCATATTAGTGCTAGAACGGGGACAAATTGTAGAATCAGGAACCCACCAAGAACTATTAGCCCTTGAGCAACGCTACGCAAGATTTTACGCGCAACAGTTTAGCTAG